Proteins from a single region of Undibacterium sp. KW1:
- a CDS encoding sugar ABC transporter ATP-binding protein — translation MTNEHNPFPIAPDGSPAAPILTLTGICKRFQGIIALHEVALNVRAGEVMALIGENGAGKSTLVKTLTGIYQPDSGSIHIAGKQVRFANPQDAMLAGVTAVHQETVMFDELTVAENIFIGRQPMCGFPARVDWALMEAQSERLFARLEVSLPVRAKVKDLSVAQRHFVEIARALSQDARVVIMDEPTASLSQREIQELYRIIRQLRAAGTAVIFISHKFDEIYAVADRYTVLRDGHFVAEGALADISEPDLVSLMVGRSIHQTFPKQAVVIGDTLLEVKDFCHPTEFDKVNFSLRKGEILGFYGLVGAGRSEVMQALFGLSSGVTGSVSLEGKVLAIKSAKDAISLGIAYVPEDRQHQGGHLTMSVQQNITLPILDRIGFLLGRRRSEEAAISRHYSEQLELKASHLTQLIAELSGGNQQKVILGKWLATKPKVIILDEPTKGIDIGSKAAVHRFISELVSTGLSVILVSSELPEVLGMSDRVIVMHQGHIKKIFDRAHATPESVVAAASGSDASIVEIAREMAEEIA, via the coding sequence ATGACGAACGAGCACAACCCGTTTCCCATCGCCCCGGATGGTTCACCTGCGGCACCTATTCTGACATTGACCGGTATTTGCAAACGCTTTCAAGGCATCATTGCATTACACGAAGTTGCACTCAATGTGCGTGCAGGTGAGGTCATGGCGCTGATAGGTGAAAACGGCGCTGGCAAATCCACTTTGGTAAAAACACTGACTGGCATTTATCAGCCGGACAGCGGCAGTATACATATCGCGGGCAAGCAAGTTCGCTTCGCCAATCCACAAGATGCCATGCTGGCAGGTGTTACTGCTGTTCATCAGGAAACCGTCATGTTTGACGAATTGACGGTGGCAGAAAATATTTTCATAGGCCGCCAGCCCATGTGCGGCTTTCCGGCACGGGTAGATTGGGCATTGATGGAAGCTCAGTCTGAAAGACTGTTTGCAAGGCTGGAAGTGTCGCTGCCGGTACGAGCCAAGGTCAAGGACTTGAGTGTGGCACAGCGCCACTTTGTCGAAATTGCCCGCGCCCTGTCGCAAGATGCACGCGTGGTCATCATGGATGAGCCGACCGCATCGCTGTCACAACGGGAAATTCAAGAGCTGTACCGCATCATCAGGCAATTACGCGCTGCTGGTACCGCAGTGATTTTCATCTCACACAAGTTTGATGAAATCTATGCTGTTGCCGATCGATACACCGTCTTACGGGACGGTCATTTTGTTGCTGAAGGTGCACTGGCTGATATCTCTGAACCGGATCTGGTGTCTCTCATGGTAGGTCGCTCCATTCATCAAACCTTCCCCAAGCAAGCTGTGGTCATAGGCGACACCTTGCTTGAGGTAAAAGATTTTTGTCACCCTACCGAGTTTGACAAGGTCAATTTTTCTTTGCGCAAAGGTGAGATTCTGGGGTTTTATGGTCTGGTGGGTGCGGGCCGTTCAGAAGTCATGCAAGCCCTGTTTGGACTCAGCAGTGGCGTCACTGGCAGCGTAAGCCTGGAAGGCAAGGTATTGGCCATTAAATCAGCCAAAGATGCGATATCCCTTGGCATAGCTTATGTTCCGGAAGACCGGCAACATCAAGGTGGCCATCTGACCATGTCGGTGCAGCAAAATATCACCTTGCCTATCCTGGATCGCATAGGCTTCCTGCTCGGCAGGCGACGCAGCGAAGAAGCAGCAATTTCAAGACACTACAGCGAACAACTAGAACTCAAGGCTAGTCATTTGACGCAACTGATCGCCGAGCTATCTGGTGGCAACCAGCAAAAAGTCATCCTGGGCAAGTGGCTGGCAACCAAACCCAAAGTCATCATCCTGGACGAGCCAACCAAGGGTATCGATATCGGTTCCAAGGCTGCGGTGCACCGTTTCATCAGCGAACTGGTTTCAACGGGATTGTCAGTGATACTGGTGTCATCCGAATTACCGGAAGTACTGGGCATGTCTGACCGCGTTATCGTCATGCATCAGGGACATATCAAAAAAATATTTGACAGAGCACATGCCACGCCAGAGAGCGTAGTTGCTGCGGCGTCTGGCAGTGATGCATCAATAGTGGAGATAGCAAGGGAAATGGCAGAGGAAATAGCATGA
- a CDS encoding ABC transporter permease has translation MNRLKYLQQREVLLGLMIASLIVLVGLRAPVFLSVSSLSNLMTDSTLLIMLAVTQMFVIITRGIDLSVASNLALSGMMSALLASKFPDLPLLLIILVAIVIGLGLGLINGYLIGYLGLPPIVVTLGTMSVYRGLVFVLSGGAWVSSHQMPAAFIAFPLSQLLGITHLVWIAVIVIAVMWYLARYTHFGRDLYAIGNQPNAANYIGIPTPRRLFWTYGLSGLMAGLCGYLWVARYAVAYTEIAYGFEFTVIAACVIGGINIAGGAGTVSGAVLGSLFLAVINNALPIMKISPFWQSALTGVVILTAVMINARSNKKSSRQILPLQLLQKNAIRSST, from the coding sequence ATGAACCGTTTGAAGTATTTGCAGCAGAGGGAAGTTCTGCTGGGATTGATGATCGCTTCTCTGATAGTCCTTGTTGGGCTACGTGCGCCTGTTTTTCTCAGTGTATCAAGTCTGTCCAACTTGATGACCGACAGCACGCTGTTGATCATGCTGGCGGTGACCCAGATGTTTGTCATCATTACACGTGGCATCGATTTATCAGTGGCATCCAATTTGGCGCTATCAGGCATGATGTCTGCCTTGCTGGCTTCGAAATTTCCTGATCTGCCTCTACTACTGATTATCTTGGTGGCAATCGTCATAGGCCTTGGCCTGGGATTGATCAATGGCTACCTGATCGGTTACTTGGGTCTGCCGCCTATCGTCGTAACGCTGGGCACCATGAGCGTCTATCGCGGCCTGGTGTTTGTATTGTCTGGTGGTGCCTGGGTATCGTCACACCAGATGCCTGCCGCCTTCATCGCCTTTCCACTCAGTCAGTTACTGGGAATTACGCACCTGGTCTGGATTGCCGTCATCGTTATTGCTGTGATGTGGTACCTCGCCCGCTATACGCATTTTGGCAGGGACTTGTATGCCATTGGCAATCAACCAAATGCTGCCAACTATATAGGCATCCCTACCCCGCGCCGCCTGTTCTGGACGTATGGCTTGTCAGGATTGATGGCTGGCTTATGTGGTTACCTGTGGGTGGCACGTTACGCAGTGGCCTATACGGAAATTGCCTATGGCTTTGAATTTACCGTGATTGCAGCCTGCGTCATTGGTGGTATCAATATCGCCGGTGGTGCGGGTACAGTATCTGGTGCAGTACTGGGCTCACTGTTCCTGGCAGTCATCAACAACGCCCTGCCCATCATGAAAATTTCGCCCTTCTGGCAAAGCGCACTGACCGGCGTTGTGATACTTACCGCCGTCATGATCAATGCCCGTAGCAATAAAAAAAGCAGCCGCCAGATTTTGCCTTTGCAACTGCTGCAAAAAAATGCAATCAGGAGCAGTACGTGA
- a CDS encoding ABC transporter permease yields the protein MNTTTMTPSNNSSRYTIRDREDFQLKKIFSHWETLLAILFVAAFIVNSLVLPNFFDLHNLADGTFNFSEKALIALPMALLIICREIDISVSGILALCSVAMGLANSHGFPAYTLLFIAIFTGAACGSLNGLLVTRFALPSIVVTIGSVSLFRGLASVVLGDQAFTSYPQLLIDWGQGYFFDLIPRQFIVLLFFVVLFAILLHATSWGRRIYAIGNNPVAARFSGVAVDKYRFMLFTLTGAMAGLAAFFLTGRIGSTRPNIATGWELEIITMVILGGVSIAGGAGTIIGVFLAVLTLGIVNYGMALANIPGIIMTIIVGILLLVTIALPRLMNLKKQRK from the coding sequence GTGAACACGACTACCATGACACCCTCAAATAACAGCTCACGCTACACCATACGCGACCGGGAAGATTTTCAGTTAAAAAAAATCTTCTCGCATTGGGAAACTCTGCTGGCCATACTGTTTGTCGCAGCCTTCATTGTCAACAGCCTGGTGTTGCCGAATTTTTTTGATTTGCACAATTTGGCTGATGGCACGTTCAACTTCAGTGAAAAAGCACTGATCGCCTTGCCCATGGCCTTGCTGATCATCTGCCGCGAGATCGATATTTCTGTGTCCGGGATATTGGCATTGTGTTCAGTTGCCATGGGTCTGGCGAATTCACATGGTTTCCCTGCTTACACTTTATTGTTCATCGCCATATTTACCGGTGCTGCCTGCGGCAGTTTGAATGGCTTGCTGGTGACGCGCTTTGCCCTGCCTTCCATCGTCGTGACGATAGGCAGTGTGTCACTGTTTCGCGGTCTGGCCAGCGTGGTTCTTGGCGACCAGGCATTTACTTCTTATCCGCAATTATTAATCGACTGGGGCCAGGGCTATTTCTTTGATCTTATTCCCCGACAATTCATCGTCCTGTTGTTCTTTGTTGTACTGTTCGCGATTCTGCTGCATGCAACCAGTTGGGGACGCCGCATCTATGCGATTGGCAACAACCCTGTTGCGGCCAGATTTTCTGGTGTGGCTGTCGATAAATACCGCTTCATGCTGTTTACACTGACCGGCGCCATGGCTGGCCTCGCAGCGTTTTTCCTGACGGGACGCATCGGCAGTACTCGCCCGAATATTGCTACAGGATGGGAGCTGGAAATCATTACCATGGTGATCTTGGGTGGTGTCAGCATCGCGGGTGGCGCAGGAACCATTATCGGCGTGTTCCTGGCTGTATTGACATTAGGTATCGTCAACTATGGCATGGCATTGGCAAACATCCCCGGCATTATCATGACCATCATCGTCGGCATCCTGCTGCTAGTCACGATTGCCCTGCCCCGTCTGATGAATCTTAAGAAACAAAGAAAATAA
- a CDS encoding FGGY-family carbohydrate kinase — MKQNASIVLDIGKTNVKLSLLDAQANTLAEQRCANNIVQDGVYPHHDTERIWSWMLQIFGEFSQIANVSAIIPVTHGATAALVNDKGLVLPVLDYESELPEQDNHQYQPLRPPYQQSYSPDLPAGLNLGRQLAWLQNNYPQEFAKASHILMYPQYWAWRLSGVAATEVSSLGCHTDLWDTGQQKYSSLVEKKGWASLFPRMQKAWTRLATIHPTLARETGLPADCQIICGVHDSNASLLRHLKDAGNKHRTVLSTGTWTIAAALGADQERLDEHADMLANTNVLGEAVSCMRFMGGREFAILAGQEPVTCTPSDISKLISQNTFALPCFAESGGPFSGQLAKISGQAPENMQERYALATLYCVLMTDYCLEKLGSEGDIIIEGSFTNNPYLAALLASLRQQQNIELSNDTSGTTYGAWMLHHWEKLPDLDSQAGAVSKLELPGLLTYKAKWHELVTSR; from the coding sequence ATGAAGCAGAATGCCAGTATCGTCCTTGACATAGGCAAGACCAATGTAAAGCTCAGCCTGCTCGATGCGCAGGCAAATACTTTGGCCGAGCAACGCTGCGCCAATAACATCGTCCAGGACGGCGTCTATCCACATCATGATACCGAGAGGATATGGTCGTGGATGCTGCAGATATTCGGTGAATTTTCCCAGATTGCCAATGTGTCAGCAATCATCCCAGTGACCCATGGTGCGACTGCTGCGCTGGTGAATGACAAAGGTTTGGTGCTACCAGTTCTGGACTATGAGTCAGAATTGCCTGAGCAGGATAATCATCAATATCAGCCGCTACGGCCGCCATACCAGCAAAGCTATTCTCCTGATTTGCCAGCAGGCCTCAATCTGGGTCGTCAACTGGCCTGGCTGCAAAACAACTACCCACAGGAATTTGCCAAAGCCTCACATATACTGATGTATCCACAGTACTGGGCATGGCGCTTGTCCGGTGTTGCAGCAACTGAAGTCAGTTCACTAGGTTGTCATACAGACTTGTGGGACACCGGGCAGCAGAAATACTCTTCTTTGGTGGAGAAAAAGGGATGGGCTTCCCTTTTCCCTCGCATGCAAAAAGCCTGGACCAGGCTGGCAACGATACATCCCACATTAGCAAGGGAAACCGGTTTGCCAGCAGATTGCCAAATAATATGCGGTGTGCATGACAGCAATGCATCTCTGTTACGTCATCTGAAAGATGCGGGTAACAAGCACCGTACAGTTCTATCGACCGGCACCTGGACGATCGCTGCCGCCTTGGGCGCAGATCAGGAAAGGCTGGACGAACATGCGGATATGCTGGCCAATACCAATGTGCTTGGTGAAGCAGTTTCCTGCATGCGCTTTATGGGCGGGCGGGAATTTGCCATTCTGGCAGGCCAGGAGCCAGTGACTTGTACGCCATCCGATATCAGCAAACTAATCAGCCAAAATACCTTTGCCTTGCCCTGCTTTGCCGAATCAGGTGGCCCGTTTTCTGGACAATTGGCCAAAATATCAGGGCAGGCACCAGAAAACATGCAGGAAAGATATGCTCTCGCCACTCTGTATTGCGTACTCATGACAGATTATTGCCTGGAAAAACTGGGGTCAGAAGGCGATATCATTATTGAGGGAAGTTTCACCAACAATCCCTATCTGGCAGCATTGCTGGCTAGCTTACGGCAGCAGCAAAACATCGAGCTGTCAAATGACACCAGTGGTACCACTTACGGGGCCTGGATGTTGCATCACTGGGAAAAATTGCCTGACCTGGATTCACAAGCTGGTGCCGTGAGCAAACTGGAACTGCCCGGATTACTCACTTACAAGGCGAAGTGGCACGAATTGGTGACGTCCAGATAA
- a CDS encoding family 43 glycosylhydrolase has protein sequence MSVPGLSFAQPVFNNPLVKNRADPQIFLHTDGYYYFTATAPEYDRIELRRARSINELAMADAKVIWRKHASGPMSHHIWAPELHFIDGKWYVYFTAGRADAIWDIRLYVLESSAANPVDGEWLERGQIKTGWESFSLDATTFSHAGQRYLVWTQRDPASDKKNTNIYLAKMDTPLSIAGPATLLSRPDYEWEKRKYEVNEAPAVLIRDGRIFITYSASATDENYCMGLLTAPANANLLDAKVWSKSSQPVFKSNAASNQYGPGHNSFTTTADGKTDVLVYHARDYRDIKGNALNDPNRHTCAQTFSWNADGTPDFGQPGAPMINQGKLAARPLFRDPIMDGAADPVLVRNTALGKWWMFYTNRRANANDVPGVAWVHGTRIGIAESDDNGANWHYLGEADIELPPSMGGLESTHWAPEIIRADDGSYHMFLTVVPGIFNDWKHPRYMVHLRSQDLRHWRNARVLQLASDRVIDATVLRLPEGGYRMWYNNEVDKKSIYYADSVDLEKWIDKGKAVGDQSGEGPKVFRWKEQWWMITDVWRGLAVYRSDDLLSWKRQVGGNLLEIPGHGEDDGVIGGHPDVVVNGDRAFLFYFTHPGKRGADQKKDGKEQRRSSLQVVELLLTEQGLQVDRDAPAYVRLSND, from the coding sequence ATGTCTGTCCCTGGTTTATCGTTTGCCCAGCCTGTTTTTAATAATCCATTAGTCAAGAATCGGGCAGATCCACAAATATTTTTGCATACAGATGGCTATTATTACTTTACCGCCACAGCACCAGAATATGATCGCATCGAATTGAGGCGTGCACGCAGCATCAATGAACTTGCCATGGCAGATGCCAAAGTCATCTGGCGCAAACACGCTAGCGGCCCCATGAGTCATCACATCTGGGCTCCGGAATTACATTTCATTGATGGGAAGTGGTATGTGTATTTCACAGCTGGCAGGGCTGACGCGATCTGGGATATACGACTGTATGTACTGGAAAGCAGTGCGGCCAATCCTGTTGACGGCGAGTGGCTGGAGCGGGGACAGATCAAGACCGGTTGGGAATCATTTTCACTGGACGCAACCACGTTTTCTCATGCTGGCCAACGTTACCTGGTGTGGACGCAGCGTGATCCTGCGTCGGATAAAAAGAATACCAATATCTATCTGGCGAAGATGGATACGCCTTTGTCTATTGCAGGGCCAGCGACTTTATTGTCGCGCCCCGATTATGAATGGGAGAAACGTAAATATGAAGTCAATGAAGCGCCGGCAGTATTGATCAGAGATGGGCGTATATTCATCACCTATTCAGCCAGCGCCACCGATGAAAACTATTGTATGGGTTTATTGACGGCACCGGCAAACGCAAATTTGCTTGATGCAAAGGTATGGAGCAAATCTTCTCAGCCGGTATTCAAGAGCAATGCTGCAAGTAATCAGTATGGTCCCGGACACAATTCCTTCACGACCACGGCAGATGGTAAAACAGATGTACTGGTTTATCACGCCCGTGATTATCGGGACATCAAGGGTAATGCACTAAATGACCCGAACAGACATACCTGTGCTCAGACATTCAGCTGGAACGCTGACGGAACACCAGATTTTGGACAACCTGGTGCACCCATGATTAATCAGGGCAAACTGGCTGCCAGGCCCTTGTTCAGAGATCCCATCATGGATGGAGCTGCAGATCCTGTGCTGGTGCGCAATACCGCATTGGGTAAATGGTGGATGTTTTACACCAACCGACGGGCGAATGCTAATGATGTCCCTGGTGTCGCATGGGTGCATGGAACACGTATAGGCATAGCTGAATCAGATGATAATGGTGCCAACTGGCACTACTTGGGCGAAGCCGACATAGAGTTGCCGCCATCCATGGGCGGGCTTGAGTCTACTCATTGGGCGCCCGAGATCATCCGGGCTGATGATGGCAGCTATCATATGTTCCTGACGGTGGTACCCGGTATCTTTAATGACTGGAAACATCCTCGCTACATGGTACATCTGCGTAGCCAGGATTTACGTCACTGGCGCAATGCCAGGGTATTGCAGCTTGCTTCTGACAGGGTGATTGATGCTACGGTACTGCGTTTGCCTGAAGGCGGATATCGCATGTGGTACAACAATGAAGTGGACAAAAAATCTATTTACTATGCTGACAGTGTTGATCTTGAAAAATGGATAGACAAAGGCAAGGCCGTTGGCGATCAAAGTGGGGAAGGGCCCAAGGTTTTTCGCTGGAAAGAGCAATGGTGGATGATTACTGATGTGTGGCGTGGGCTGGCTGTATATCGTTCAGATGACTTACTGAGCTGGAAGCGCCAGGTGGGTGGTAATCTGCTTGAAATACCAGGGCATGGCGAAGATGATGGCGTCATCGGCGGGCATCCCGATGTTGTCGTCAACGGTGACAGGGCATTTTTATTTTATTTCACCCATCCTGGAAAACGTGGTGCCGACCAGAAAAAAGATGGCAAGGAACAGCGACGCAGTTCCTTGCAGGTCGTTGAGTTATTACTGACTGAGCAGGGATTGCAGGTTGACCGTGATGCACCTGCTTATGTCCGTTTATCAAATGATTAG